The region ATCACCGTGCCGTAAAACGGCACGCGGTCCATGAACTCGACGAAGGTCTGCTCCACGTCGTCCATGTCGCGATAGCAATCCATGTGCTCGCGGTCGATGTTGGTCACCACCGAGATGATCGGCGAGAGCTTCAGGAACGAGCGGTCGCTCTCGTCGGCCTCGGCGACCAGGTACTGCGATTTGCCCAGGCGCGCATTCGAGCCCATCGCGTCCACGCGCCCGCCTACGACGACCGTCGGATCGAGGCCGCCCGCGGCAAGGACGGCTGCGGTCATCGAAGTTGTCGTCGTCTTCCCGTGCATGCCCGCGATGGCGATGCCGTATTTCAGCCGCATCAGCTCGGCCAGCATCTCGCCGCGCTGGATGATCGGAACTTTCAGGCGATGCGCTTCAACAATCTCCGGATTGCTCGCCGAGATAGCGGAACTCGCGACCACGACCTCGGCGCCACGCACATTCTCGGCGCGATGTCCTTCTTGGATCGTCGCCCCCATCTTCGCCAGCCGCCCGGTCAGCGGGTTCAGCTTCAAATCGGAGCCGGAAACGCGAAAGCCGAGGTTCAGCAGGACCTCGGCAATGCCGCTCATCCCGATGCCGCCGATGCCGACAAAATGCACGCGTTGGATCTTGGCAAACATTCCTTAAACCCAAACCGCAGAGGACGCGGAGGACGCAGAGGCTTCAATCTTAACTGCTTCCAATTCGCTATTAGTGATGGACCGAATACGCAGTCCCTAAAAACAAACACCAAAGCCCTTGTTCCTCTGCGTCCTCAGCGTCCTCTGCGGTTTGCCGTTATGTTTTTCGCGAGCTGTGCAATCGCCCGCGCCGCATCGGGCCGCGACAGCGCTCGCGCCGCGGCGCTCATTTGTCGCAATCGCGCCCGATCGGCGAACAGGCCGGCAATCGTTTCGGCCAGGCGGGCCGGCGTCAGCTCCGATTCAGGCAGCACTACCGCTGCATCCTTTGACGCCAGCGCTTCGGCGTTGCGCCGCTGGTGGTCGTCGGCAGCCCGGGGAAACGGAATGAAGATGGCCGCCCTCCCTGCCGCTGCGACCTCGGCCACCGTGCTGGCTCCGGAGCGGCACACGAGCAGGTCGGCGCGATCATAGGCCCTGGCCATGTCCTCTATATAAGGACGGACGTCGGCTTCCACGCCCTGAGCCGCGTACGCCGAGCGCACTGTCTCGAATTCCCGCTCGCCGCTCTGGTGCGTGATCGCCAGCTCCGGCACGCGGCGCCGCAGTTCCGGCAGGGCCTCGCATATCGCCCTGTTGATGGCGTGCGCGCCCTGGCTGCCGCCGAACACCAGCAGCGACGGCCCTTCCGCCTCGCCCCGAGGCGGTACCTGAAAAAACGCCGCACGCACCGGGACGCCAGTCACGTGGCACTTTCCGCCCCCGAACCAGCGGCAGCTCTCTTCAAACTGCACCGCTGCCGCCGTGACCCAGCGCGCCACGCGCCGATTGGCGAAGCCGGGCATGAGGTTCGGCTCGAAGGCGATCGTGGGAACGCCGCGCAGGATCGCCGCCAGCATGGCGGGGCCAGAGGCGTATCCGCCCACGCCAATCGCCACGTCGGGTCGGAACGCGCGCAGGATGCGACGCGAGGCCAGTATCGCCCGCGGCAGGTCGGAGACTGTCCGCAGGCGCCGCGCGAAACTGACCCTGTTCAGCGGGCCAACTTCGACGAGCCGCAACTCAAATCCGGCTTGTGGGACAAGACGCGTTTCGATGCCGCGCGAGGTGCCGATGAAGATGACTTCGGCCGCGAATTGCGACTTGAGTTCCTGTGCAATGGCCAGCGCGGGGATGACGTGCCCGCCGGTTCCGCCGCCCGCCAGGATCACGCGCATATCAGTCCGCGTGCTGGGTGATGTTCAGCAGCACCCCGATGGACGCCAGCGTAATAAACAACGATGAACCGCCATACGAGACCAGCGGCAGCGGAATTCCCTTCGTCGGCAGCATGCCCAGCACCACGCTGATGTTGAACATGGCCTGCACCACCACCATCGCCGTAATGCCGGTGGCTAGATAACGTCCGAATGGGTCCTGCGTGAGCACGGCCGCGCGCACGCCGCGATACATGAACACGGCGAACAGCGCGACCACGACCACGCTGCCCACCAGCCCCCACTCTTCCGCCAGCACGGAGAAGATGAAGTCCGTGTGCGGCTCCGGCAGATAGAAGAGTTTCTGCTTTCCTTCCATCAGTCCCTGTCCCATCACGCCGCCGGTCGACACCGCGATCAGCGACTGAATGATGTGAAAGCCGCGTCCCTGCGGGTCCGAGTAAGGATCCAGGAAGGCGAGAATCCGCTGGTAACGCCAGCCCACGCGGAAGATCAGCAGATACAGCACGGGAAGGCCCGCTACCGCCGAATAAGCGAAGTAGCGCCAGTTCATGCCAGCGATATAAAGGATCGCGCCCGTGATGGCGATGCATGCCATGGCCGTGCCCAGGTCCGGCTGCTTCACGATGAGCGCGGCAAACAGCAGGCTCGGCGCCACCGCGGGCAGCAGCGTCGCGCGCCAGTCGTCCATCGACTTGGTCCGCGTCTCGAGGAAATACGCGAGAAATAAAATGATGACCGGCTTGGCCAGTTCCGACGGCTGGAACGAGAAGCTGCCCAGGTGGAACCACCGGTGCGTGTTGTGCGAGCGATCGAGGAAAAAGACGCCGATCAGCAGCACCGTCGTGACCGCCAGCGACGAAAAGACAACCGCCGGGTGCTTGTACTGGCGGTAATCCACCTTCATCGCCAGCAACATCACCGTCAGCCCGGCGACGGCCCATGCCAGCTGGCGCAGGAAAAACGTGTACGGCGAACCGAAGCGCTCCTTGGCCACCACCGCCGAGGCGCTGAACACCATCACCAGCCCCACCAGCACCAGCATGAGGGTGACGGCAAACAACGTTTTGTCGACGCTGACCCGTTTCGCCATTTGTCAATTGCTATTTGTTATTTGTTATTGACTGAGGTCCTTCTTGCTTTCACCAGCGTGCATGCCGGGACGGTTTCAATCGCCTTACGCCACTCCCTGCTGCTTGCTCTCCCGCGCCGCAAGCGTCGCGACCAACTCTTTGAACACGCGCCCGCGATGCTCGTAGTTCTCGAACTGGTCGAAGCTGGCGCAGGCGGGCGCCAGCAGCACGATGTCGCCCGCGGCCGCGCCTTCCGACGCGCGGCGCACCGCCGTCTCCAGCGTCTGCGCCTGCACGATGGGCGCCGCGCCCGCGATCTGCGATTCGATCTTCTGCGCCGCCGCGCCAATGGTGTACACGCGCTTCACGCGCTCGCGAATCAGCGGCCCCAGTACCGAGTAGTCGCTGCCCTTGTCTTTTCCCCCGAGAACCAAATGCACTCCCGAAGAAAAGGACTCCAGCGCCTTGATGGTGGCGTCCACATTGGTCGCCTTGGAGTCGTTGTAGTAGTCCACGCCGTTCACGCGCGCCACTAACTCCAGCCGGTGCTCCACTGCCTTGAATTCGCGCACCGCGCCGCGGATGCCTTCGGCCTCCACACCGGCCAGCACGCCCATGGCGGCCGCCGCCAGCACGTTCTCCAGGTTGTGCGCGCCCTTCAGCGGAACCTCTGTTACCGGCATCACCGCACGCTCGCCCCTTTTGTCACGCCACACAATCTGTCCGTCGCGCACGAAGGCGCCCGCCTCGACGTCTTTTGTCCGGCTGAACCAGTACACGCGCGAGCGCAAGCCGGAAGCCATTGCTGCACATGTCGCATCGTCAGCGTTGAGTATTGCGAAGTCTTCAGCGGTCTGCTTTTCAAAGACGCGTGCCTTCGCAGCCGCGTACGCCTCAAACGTCCGATGCCGATCCAGATGGTCCGGCGTGACGTTCAACACTGCGGCGATGTGCGCCCGGAAAGTCTCAATCGTCTCCAGCTGAAAGCTGGACACCTCCAGCACCGTCCAGCCATCGGCCGTCGAGCGCTCGACCAGCGAAATTGCCGGCGTCCCGATGTTGCCGCCCACCAGCGTCGGCTTCCCCCCGCGCCCAATCACCTGGCCGGCAAGCGTGGTGGTCGTCGTTTTCCCGTTAGAACCGGTGATGGCGACGATTCGTCCCTTCAAAAACCGCGCCGCCAGCTCCACCTCGCCGATGATCGGCACACCCAGCGCCCGCGCCTGCTGGAGCGGCGCCGCGTCGTAGGGCACCCCGGGGCTGACGACGATCAGGTCCTGGTCCTGGAAGGTGCGCTCGCCGTGCCCGCCGGTTTCCACCGTGATCCCGCGGTCGAGCAGCGACGGGATTTCGCCCCGCAGTTCGGCCGCCGGCTTGGCGTCCGAGACGGTGACGCGCGCGCCGCGGTCTTGCAAAAAACTGGCCGAGGCCACGCCGGAGCGCCCCAATCCGACCACCAGCACGCGCTTGCCGCTCAACTCCATCGGGGAAGGCAATCTGGGCCCATTGTGCCACGAACACCCTGTGGATTATGTCTTTAGACACCGTCATTGAGCGCCGGGAACCTTATTCCTCACCGCCCTGCGACGCCTGACGCCGCTCGCTCACCACTGCGCCTTCAATTCGTCCAGGCAGCCGGTGTATCCTGCCCTGCCCACATTTCAGGGGTCTCCCGCCATGCGATTGATCTGCGTTCTGCTGCTGTGCCTGGTTGCCGCCTCCGCGTTCGCCGCCGATTCGGCGGTCAGCTATCAGAACCTGCGCCAGGGCCAGGTGGTCCACGGCTTCGAAGCGGTCGCTGTTTATCTCAACGACGCCGACCAGCCCATGGGCGCGCGCTTCAAGCATCG is a window of Terriglobales bacterium DNA encoding:
- the murD gene encoding UDP-N-acetylmuramoyl-L-alanine--D-glutamate ligase, which gives rise to MELSGKRVLVVGLGRSGVASASFLQDRGARVTVSDAKPAAELRGEIPSLLDRGITVETGGHGERTFQDQDLIVVSPGVPYDAAPLQQARALGVPIIGEVELAARFLKGRIVAITGSNGKTTTTTLAGQVIGRGGKPTLVGGNIGTPAISLVERSTADGWTVLEVSSFQLETIETFRAHIAAVLNVTPDHLDRHRTFEAYAAAKARVFEKQTAEDFAILNADDATCAAMASGLRSRVYWFSRTKDVEAGAFVRDGQIVWRDKRGERAVMPVTEVPLKGAHNLENVLAAAAMGVLAGVEAEGIRGAVREFKAVEHRLELVARVNGVDYYNDSKATNVDATIKALESFSSGVHLVLGGKDKGSDYSVLGPLIRERVKRVYTIGAAAQKIESQIAGAAPIVQAQTLETAVRRASEGAAAGDIVLLAPACASFDQFENYEHRGRVFKELVATLAARESKQQGVA
- the ftsW gene encoding putative lipid II flippase FtsW, whose protein sequence is MAKRVSVDKTLFAVTLMLVLVGLVMVFSASAVVAKERFGSPYTFFLRQLAWAVAGLTVMLLAMKVDYRQYKHPAVVFSSLAVTTVLLIGVFFLDRSHNTHRWFHLGSFSFQPSELAKPVIILFLAYFLETRTKSMDDWRATLLPAVAPSLLFAALIVKQPDLGTAMACIAITGAILYIAGMNWRYFAYSAVAGLPVLYLLIFRVGWRYQRILAFLDPYSDPQGRGFHIIQSLIAVSTGGVMGQGLMEGKQKLFYLPEPHTDFIFSVLAEEWGLVGSVVVVALFAVFMYRGVRAAVLTQDPFGRYLATGITAMVVVQAMFNISVVLGMLPTKGIPLPLVSYGGSSLFITLASIGVLLNITQHAD
- the murG gene encoding undecaprenyldiphospho-muramoylpentapeptide beta-N-acetylglucosaminyltransferase, yielding MRVILAGGGTGGHVIPALAIAQELKSQFAAEVIFIGTSRGIETRLVPQAGFELRLVEVGPLNRVSFARRLRTVSDLPRAILASRRILRAFRPDVAIGVGGYASGPAMLAAILRGVPTIAFEPNLMPGFANRRVARWVTAAAVQFEESCRWFGGGKCHVTGVPVRAAFFQVPPRGEAEGPSLLVFGGSQGAHAINRAICEALPELRRRVPELAITHQSGEREFETVRSAYAAQGVEADVRPYIEDMARAYDRADLLVCRSGASTVAEVAAAGRAAIFIPFPRAADDHQRRNAEALASKDAAVVLPESELTPARLAETIAGLFADRARLRQMSAAARALSRPDAARAIAQLAKNITANRRGR